From the Paraflavitalea soli genome, the window GGGATCGATCCTGCAGCCGGGGAACCTGTTTTAAGAAATTGAGCCATGACAAAAAAAAGATATTATTTCCTGGTGGGATTATTGGGTGCACTGACGACCATTGCCCCCTTTTCTATTGATATGTACCTGCCGGGGTTTACAGCCATTGCCAAAGACCTGCATTCCAATGTGGCCGAAGTGGCCCTTTCCTTGTCCAGTTTCTTTGTGGGCATCTCTGTAGGCCAATTATTATACGGCCCCCTCATGGACCGCTTTGGCCGTAAGCGGCCATTGTACATTGCACTTGGACTGTACCTCATAGCTTCGCTCGCCTGCGCCTTTGCTACCTCCCTGGATATGCTGATTGCCGTACGTTTTGTACAGGCCATGGGCGCCTGTGCTGCCACCGTTGCCGCCAACGCCATGGTGCGTGATCTTTTCCCTGTGGAGGAAAATGCCAAAGTGTTTTCCATGTTGATGCTGATATTGGGCGTGTCGCCCATCATTGCCCCTACTGCTGGCAGTTACATCACTGCCTTCCTGGGATGGCAGGCCGTATTCATCATCCTGGCCGTGATTACCGCCCTTATTTTCATAGCTATTTACTTTGGACTGCCCGAGAGCAGCAAGCCCGATCCTGATTATTCTTTAAAGCCCAATGCCATTATCCGTAGTTATTTAGCCGTGTTCAAAGAGCCTGTATTTTATACTTACACCTTCACCGGCGCCATTGCTTTTGCCGGCTTATTTGCTTTCTTATCCAGCTCCCCTTATTTATATATGGAGCTATTTAAGTTATCAGAGAGAGCCTATGGGTTGGTGTTTGCCTTACTGGCCGGTGGATTAATATTGGCCAGCCAGGTCAACAGGTTTTTATTGAAGCGGTACAGGAGTGAGCAGATCATCACCGCAGCGTTGATCAGCATGAGTATTGTCGGTTTATTGTTGGTCTTTACTTCCCTCAGTGGATGGATCACCCTGCCGGGCATGCTGCTGATGCAGTTCATTTACCTCAGTTGTCTCGGTTATATTTTGCCCAATTCATCAGCCCTGGCCATGTCACCCTTTACAACAGGCGCCGGCAGTGCAGCTGCTTTGATGGGCGCTTTGCAAATGGGGATAGGTGCTGGTGTGAGTATTTTATTGAGCCTGCTGCAAAATGGTACCACCATTCCCATGGTCTCCATCATGGCTATCTGCGCCCTGGTATCATTGCTGGTACGCATGATCGGCCACCGTATGATCCGTTACAAACTCAGTGAAGCATAGTAACTAATCATTTCCCGCTACCAAAAACTCCAACACCCCCGCCTGCAATTCCACCGTTACCCGCGCCGGCTCTTCCAGGCTGATCATCTCATCATCCACATGCAGCAGCGTATCCTCTGTATGAATATTTACTTTACTACCCGAAACAGACCGGAAATCATAACCCGCCTCGTCACCGTCCATTTTTTTCCTGATCCACCCAGCCAGCGCATCTCTCTCTTCTTCCGCCACCAGCACGATCTCAAACTGCCCATCACCGGGATCAGCCTGCGGCGACAAGTCGAGGTTCGGACCAATCGACCGGCTATTCATCACTTCCACCAATAGGAACCGCCCTGAGTGATCGTTGTCATCTACCTGAATATGATAATGACGTGCTTCGGCAGAAAGGATAATATGGTGCAGCTCTTCCAACGCCGTTTGCAAGGCTTTCTCCGGCGTATCCTTTTTCGCCTTATCTACCTTTTTCATCACCTTCATCAACCGGGGAAATACGCCATAGCCAAATCCTTCTACCAGGAAATACGTTTCTTCCAATCCTTCTATCCGCCCGATATCATATTTTTTTACCACACCTGTTTTCCAGGTGGTAATCGTTTCGGCTACTGTACCTGTTATGCCCAGCGCTTTGGAGATATTGTTGGCCGTACCCAGCGGCAATACCGCAATCGGTATTTTCTTATCCGAGAACTTGCGCTCCAGCAAGGTGAGTGCCGCTTTGCGAATGGTGCCATCGCCGCCGGCTACCACCACGAAATCCGTATCCGGTTCCAGCTTATCCCATCCTTTCTCTTTTGTAGACGAATATCTACATTCCCAGCCTGCTGCTTCGATCAATGGAATAAGGTCCCGTTTCGTATGATCTTCTTCGCCAGCCGTAGGATTGTGCAGGAGTTTGACATATTTCATGGAGTGTGTTGTTGGTTATAACCAATCCCCTAACAATTGCATACCATAGCAGCCTGGCACAATTATATTGACTGATGACGGTATGAGAATACTTGTTACCAACGACGACGGCATTTACAGCCCGGGCATCGCTGCCCTTGCCAAAGTGGCTTTACGGTTTGGCGAAGTACAGATCGTAGCACCCGATGTGGAACAATCTTCTATGGGCCATGCGATCACCGCTTCCAGGCCCTTATATTATAAGAAATCGCCCATCACCTTTGAGGGATTGGACGCCTATCGTGTGAATGGTACCCCGGCCGACTGCGTGGCCCTGGGCACCCACCTCTGGGCAAAAACAGATGTGGTATTATCTGGTATTAATATGGGCCTCAACCTGGGCAATTCCATGTGGCATTCCGGTACCCTCGCCGCTGCCAAGCAGGCCGTACTCCTGGGTATGAAAGGCATCGCCATCAGTACCCCGGCCGGCAAAACAGAACCCGATTTTGAAAAGCTCGATCCCTTCGTGGAGAAAGCCCTGGCCGCCGTGATCGAAAATCCGCACCTCAATCTTATTAATATTAATCTTCCCCCCGATCCCCAGGGATTGCAATGGACCAGGCAGTCTGTTCGCCTTTATGATGGCAAAATAGTGCCCGGCATCGACCCCATGGGTCGTAAACATTATTGGTTTACCGTCATCCCCCTCGAACCTGCCGAAGAAGGTACCGACCGCTACGCCGTAGAGAACGGGTATGTATCCATTACCCCCCTGCGCCTTGATCTTACCCACGAGGGAGAACTCACCAAAGCCCTTCAAACTCAACCCGTTTCCTGAACCCAATACCCCTTTAAAACGGTGAACAACCGCTTTTTGCCTCCGAAAGCATGGTCTTTGTCTCCCGGCGGCTGACAAACATGCTTAATTTGGTAGTCTACCCAACGCTTTCGTCACAACTTTACGTAATAATTAACAGTTAAAGGCAGGCTTAAAACGCAGGTGCATAGCCATATCCGCAATATTTGCTGTTGTAATCTCGTTCGGGATAAATACGGTAAATTACTCTTGATGGACAGGGCTTGCAAAAAAAGTAAACACTAGCTTATTTGGCAAATAGTATTGCCGATACGGAGCTGATTAACGGTTGTATTAACAATAGCCGTCGGGCGCAGGAACAGTTGTATAAACAGTTCTATGGGCCCATGACATCCATATGCCTTCGCTACACCCGTAACCAGGAAGATGCAATAGAAGTATTGCACAATGGCTTTTTGAAAGTGTATAAGAATATCCATACGTACGATTCGGCACGGGCCTCCCTGTACACCTGGATCAGAAAGATCATTGTCAATACGGCCATTGATTTTATCCGCGCAAGGGAAAAATTCTATACTAAGATCGAACTGGAAAAAGCCGAAGAGCCTGCCATAGAAGCGGATGCTATACAGCGTATGAGCGCCCAGGAATTATTACAACTGGTGAGAAAATTATCACCCGCCACACAGGGGGTGTTTAACTTATACGTAGTAGAAGGATACAATCACCGGGAGATCGCCACCTTGCTGGGTATTAGTGAAGGCACCAGCAAATGGCACCTGAGTGAAGCCCGAAAGCAATTGCAACATTTATTACAAACCATGCAAGTGTAACCGTAATGAACGAACGACAACCATACGAAAAACACTTGGCAGACAAACTGCAGAATCTGCCACCGCCAGGAGAGCCAGACCAATCCTGGGTACAGATGAGAACTTTGCTGGATAAGGAAATGCCAAGAGGAGGAGCCATGCCCGGCCGCCGTCAATGGTGGTTCTTTGGCATTGCCATTGGCATCCTGTTCCTCGCCACCTGGTTATCCGGCAGGTCCTACCTTGACAAAGAAAAAGCAGGTTCCGTTGCGCAGGTTGCCGTAGCGCCTGCCGCAACCGGTAAAGTAACTTCGTCAGGTGATAAAGGACAGTCAACACCTGCCGCTTCACAACCGGCCAGCGTTGATGGTAGTCAGGCTACTGCTGTACCTGCTGATAAAGACCAGCAGCCGGCAGCGCAGCAAAATGAACCTGCCGCTCCTGATAAAGGTGTAGCCCAAAGCCGGGCCGAGCCCCCGGTAATAGCAGCTATTAAATCACCGGATAATAAAGCCGCACCCGTAGCAGCAACGCCGGATAATAAGAACTCCATCACCAATAAACTCCGCAACAACAACCGTCAACCTAACGCCGATGATGCAATAATTACTCTAAAAGGTAAACGTACAGGAAAGAATAAAGGCAATTTCAATGACCATTACGACCCGCGCGGCAATAGCCGGGCTAAGAAAGGATCAGCGGGCAGCGCCACACAAAACAATGAACCAGCAAGTGAAACAGCAATAGCAACAAAGAATAACCACAACAACAGAGCAGGTAAATATGCCAATGAAGCTTCCAATCCCGAGTCTGACCTCAACCGGTTTTTATCTAAACCCTACGTAGATAGGGTACAGGTTACCAATGTAAGACCACCCCTTCGTTTTATAGATCAACCAGGGCCTGTGCTTGCCCCTGGAATCACCATTGAGAAAGATTACGCACGGAAACGTGCCGGACTGCCCGAGCCGCCTCCCGACAAAGCCCCTGCCAGAAGAAAACCCCTGAAAACACGGGAAGCCGGAACAATGGCGCTGGGATTTGCCCTCCCATTGGCATTCCCGCTGGGCGATCAGCGCGCCATGGGATACAACCTGTGGGGAGGCCACAATACCGTATCAGATTACCTGCCGTCGCCCTATTTGCAGTATCACCTCAGCGGTAAAACCTACTTGCAAACAGAGGCCCAATTCGTATCGCCCCAGTTTATAAGCTCTACCCTGCTGTCGTATACAACTACGAACACAGCGCCCAATTATTATACCTCCAATGCTGTATATGCTAAAAAGCTCTATTATTTCAATGTGCCCGTCAGCATACACCATAGCCCCTTCCCGGGCTTTTATATGGGCACCGGCATTCAGTTCTCTTCCATGATCAGTGGAGTAGCTTTATCGGAAGTAAGGAAATGGTCGCCTGGCGGACCTAATACGCTCGTCAGCGAAACCTATTCCCGTTTTAAAAATGATAGCTTATCCCAAAAGATCAATGGCAACGAGTTCAGGGTGTTGCTGGATGCAAATTATTATTTCAACAACTTCACCGTGGGCTTGCGCTACAACCAGGCATTGAGCAATTACATCAGCTTCCGCCTGACGCCGGGTATGCCTTATCAGTTCGATAAGAACAGAGCCCTGCAGTTTTACATGCGGTACAACTTGTGGGAGGAAAAGAAGAAAGCAAAAGCCAACAAAACCATGTTAACGCTTAAATAGCTGTTCCAGGTAGTCCCTTTTGAATTCAATATAAGTAGGATTGCCGCCCGCTGTTACATTGGGTTGCTTGCAGGCAAACAGGTCATCGATCAGCCTGCGCATTTCCTTTTCTGCTAATGCCGTACCTGGCTTGATGGCTTGTTGCCAGGCCAGGGAGCGGATCAGTTTTTCCCGTTTGGAGAATTTGAGGTCCGTACTGAAATGCTTGAACTGTTCCAGCAGGTTCTCTATGATCATCTTTTCATTACCCTGTTCCAGGTCAGCCGGTGTGCCTTGTATTACAAACGCATGATTGCCGAAAGGCTCGATCAGGTAACCCAGCAGGTTAAGGTCACTCATTAGTTCATTCATCAATACCGCATCCGGCGGCGCCAGTTGCAGCGTTACCGGAAACAGGCTCCGCTGCGTAGCCATTGCTTTATCTGTAGCAGCCAGTACAAATCGTTCGTACAGGATGCGCTCATGCGCCAGCTGTTGGTGTACCAATATAAAACCACGATTGGTAGGTACTACTATATAGACCTGGTGCAACTGCGTCAATGGCGCATGCTCCGCGATCTTCAGTTCAAGACGCGCCTGCGGACTGCGTCCACTCAACGCTGAATCCTGTCCACCAAAGGGTGAGTAACCCGAAGTTCCCGTAGACCCCGTCTGGCCGCCCGATCCGCCAATGCCCGCGACCGATGTCTCTTCTGTCCTCAACTGATCTAATAGAGAAGTAAACTTCCGTTCTCCGGGCTGCCCGATATAGGCTTGCTGATCCTCCTCTCCCGGATTGTCTGATTGCCGATTGATCCCGTCCATTGACGGGGCCGATTGCCGGTCGCCCGCTTCTGTATGCTGTTTTCTGTCTCCTGTATTCTTTCCCCCCTCATAAAAATCCTTCCAGTGCTTCAACTCACTCTTATCTGTAGGCTGAATAAAATGCGCCTGGTGTTTCTGGCTGAAGTTCTTGAACAGCGGCGAGGCTGTGGCTGCCTCCTGTTGGTCGCCCGTAAAAGGCTTATTGATGGCATCCAGTGATTGTATGTTCGGATCCAGGTCAAACTCCAGCGTGGGCGTTACGCTGAACTGCGCCAGCGCATGTTTTACAGCTGCCTGCACAAAAGCATACACAATTTTCTCATCTTCAAATTTGATCTCCTGCTTGGTAGGGTGCACATTGATGTCCACCTGTGAAGGATCGAGATCAATGAACAACACGTACAGTGGAAAACTATCTGCCGCGATCATTTCCTGGTAGGCGTTCATGACCGCGTGGTTTAGGTAAGGACTGCGGATGAAACGGTTGTTGACAAAGAAGTATTGGTCACCCCTTGTCTTTTTGGCCGCTTCCGGTTTGCCCACAAAACCATAAATATTGAGGTAATCTGTTTGTTCCTGTACCGTTACCAGTTTGGCATTGTACTGGTTGCCCAGTACTTGCACTATGCGTTGTTTGAGTGTTCCTTTCTCCAGGTGGAACATTTCTGTTCCGTTGGCCGTAAGTGAAAAGAAGATGTCGGGGAAAGAGAGCGCTACACGGATAAATTCATCGACGATATGCCTCGTCTCGGCCGCATTGCTTTTAAGGAAGTTGCGCCGGGCCGGGATGTTGAAGAACAGGTTCTTCATGGCAATGCTGGTGCCCGTATTGGCGGCAATGGGCTCCTGTCTTTTCACCAGGCTGTTTTCCACTTCCAGGAGGGTTCCCGTAGTGTCTTCCGCCCTTTTCGTCTTCAGTTCTACCTGTGCTACTGCCGCAATAGAAGCCAGCGCCTCCCCGCGGAAGCCCATCGTACGGATGCGGAACAGGTCGTCTATCTGGTGTATTTTGGAAGTGGCATGGCGTTCAAAGCACATGCGGGCATCCGTTTCGCTCATGCCTTTGCCATTGTCTAGCACCTGGATCAGCTGCTTACCGGCATCCTGGATCAGCAGACGGATATCTGTAGCGCCGGCGTCTACGGCATTCTCGAGCAATTCTTTCACGGCACTGGCCGGCCGTTGGATCACCTCTCCGGCAGCGATCTGGTTCGCAATATTATCGGGCAATAATTGAATAATGTCTGGCAATCTTCAGTCTCCTTATTTGGCAGCGAAAATACGGGAATAATTCGGGGGAGTAGCAGGTACAATAGGGATAGTAGCCTTAGCTCCAGATACGAAGAAACGACACATTGATCTCGCAGCCATTTTCAAGGTTGAAAGTGAACTCCTGGGGGCTGATGGAAACTGGCTGATATTTCCCCTCAATTAGCTGGTAAATCTCAATTTTCTTAAACTTGGGATCTGCGATCAAATAATAGCGTACGCCTTCCTGCTCGTATAATTCGAACTTTTCATGGCGGTCTTTTAAAGCGGTAGAGGGCGATAATATTTCAACAATCAAGGAAGGGGTAAATTCCAGGAAGTCTGTCTCGAAATCCCCGCAAACAACCATAAGGTCAGGTTGAACGACAGTTTTGTCATTTACCTTCCAGTCAAGTGTCTGCAGAACTTTACAATCTTGACATTTAGGGAGTATAACGCTGTCAAAAGCTGTATAGAATTTGCCATTGGCTAATTGATGGACCCTGACAGGTGATGGACTCATAGCATAAGGCATTCCATCAATCAATTCCCATTGTCCCTCCCACTGCACGTAATCAGCGTAGGTATACTGAGGCCTGTATTTGTCAGCAATAGACATAGGTCCAAATTTACGATTAATTTTCTGGATACTACCAAGCACAGCAGCCTTTATACCAATCTAATTACCAAGGCAGGATATTCTAACACATACTTGTTATGAAAATGGTTTTAAAAGATATTCCTTTTTTATTATTCAAAATTCTAATTGAATTTCCAGGGGTATTTTGGAAAAAGAGATTGCATATTTGGGGAAGGTCTAAAAAGAAAAAAGGGTCTGAATAGAAATTCAACCCCGTTTTAATCCAATATCCTATGAAAAACCGTAATAGTATAGTCAACCCACGTGCCAATTAATTAGCGCCGTGTAATCAACGTGTTACAACAACATGACCTTTCCAACCCTTCCCACAGCAGGAGTCTTTTTCTCTAAAAGGGAATATGGACAGGAAAACAGGTTAAAATCCAAGGCAGCTGTCAGCCTTTTAAAGAATTGTCGCGTCAAAGGGTATTCTGCCCCTTTAGAGGCCACCGCTTTGTAGAGATCGTGTCAAAAGGTATTCTGCCCTTTTAGGGGCTAACGCTTTGCAGCAATTGAATGGATGCCAATTTCTTTTGCCCCATCGGGGCAACCCGCTCGTTGCCTCGTTGCCTCGATGCCTTCTCTGCCTTCTCTCTCCTGCGGTTATTTGCATGCCGTGGAAAGGAACCGGGAACCAATTAAAAGACGTGCATTCATAACGTTGCAGCTTTATTAAAATTGAGGCCCAATAAGGCTCCGTTCATCCCTTTTGTGCGTGTTTCTTCTTAATTTCAGCGGCTAAATTCGCTTTTTAAGTTCATCATCATGAAGAGAATCCTTTCGTTTGCTATTGTTGTAATGACGATCTCCACCGTTCAGGCGCAGCGTTCTTCCTTCCTGCCCGCCAATCAATGGGTAGACAGTGTGTTTAAAACACTCACCAAAGAACAAAAAATTGCCCAGCTGATGGTACTCCGTTTGTCGTCTATCGGCCCCAACCGAACCGTCACCTTCTTCGACAAAGAAGTGGAAGAAGCGATCCGCAAATACAATATCGGTTCTATCTGCCTGTTCCAGGGCGGCCCTGTAAAACAGGCCAGCCTCATCAACTATTTTCAAAGCTTTGCCCAAACACCCCTCCTCGTTTGTATCGACGGCGAAAATGGCCTGGGCATGCGCATGGACAGTGTACAGGGACTTCCCAGGCAAATGATGATGGGCGCTGTACAAGACCCCGCACTTATCTATCAATACGGCCGCGTAGTAGGCGAACAATGCAAACGGATCGGCATCCAGGTCAACTACGCCCCCGTGGTAGACGTCAACAACAATCCCAACAACCCCGTTATCAACGACCGCTCCTTCGGAGAAGACAAATACAGGGTGGCTGAATACGGTATCCAATATATGAAGGGTATGCAGGACGCCGGCACCATGGCCTGCGCCAAACACTTTCCCGGTCATGGTGACGTAGATGTAGATTCTCATTACGACCTGCCCGTGATCAACAAAACAAAAGCGCAACTCGACTCCCTCGAGCTCTATCCCTTTCGTGAAATGTTTACAGCCGGCGTGGGCAGCGTAATGATTGCCCACCTCGCCATACCCGCTATCGACAATACAGCGAATAAGCCTACTTCTATTTCAAAAAAGAATGTGACCGACCTCCTGCGCAAAGAAATGAAGTATGAAGGCCTCACTTTTACCGATGCACTTGAGATGAAGGGCGTGGCTAAATATTATCCCGATGGAGAAAGCTCCGTGGAAGCATTGATCGCGGGTAATGATATGCTTTGTCTACCAGGTGATATCCCTGGCAGTATGGAGAAGATCCTCAAAGCTATCAAAAAGCGCAAACTCTCCTGGAGCGCCATCGACGCCCACGTCAAGAAAGTACTGCGCGCCAAATACCAGTATGGACTGGCCAACTGGCAGCCCGTCAACACGAAAAATCTTACCGAAGACCTCAATAGCAAAGTAGGTGAAATGCGCCGCCTCATTGCCGAAAAAGCATTGACACTCCTGCGCAATGATGACTATGCCATCTATCCCCTCACCAAAGGAAAGCGCGTAGCTTATGTAGGATTCGGTCTCACCAAAGACAATGTATTTGCCGAACAGGTGCGCAAGGATTATGACGCACAGGTATTCTATTTTGATTATAAGCTCGATTCTTCCAAGGTAGGTCCTATGCTCGAACTGTTTAAGAACAGGTATGATGCAGTCATCATCGGCATGCACAATTATGCCCGCTATCCGGCCAACAACTTTGGCATCAGCAATGCTGCTTTATCACTGGTGAAAGGATTGCAGGAACAACACAAAACAATTACACTGGCATTTGGCAACCCCTACCTCATCAAAAACTTTTGCGACGCTAAAGTACTCGTAGCCTGCTACGAAGATGATGATATCACACAAACAGTAGCGGCGGATATGATCGCTGGTCGCCTCGTGGCCAAAGGAAAACTGCCCGTCACCGTTTGCGAATCCTTCAAATATGGTGATGGTATTGTTGCCAAACGCTTATTGCCCATGGTGCCAAGCGGTTCACTGGGTTTCAGACAAGCACAAATGAACAATGCCATCGACTCCATTGTACAGGACGCCATCCGGCAACAGGCTATTCCCGGCGCTGTAGTACTGGTGGCCAAAGATGGTAAGATCGTTTTTGAAAGAGCTTACGGTTACTTAACCTACGATAGTACAGAACCCGTATACCCGGAAACCATTTATGACCTGGCATCCGTTACCAAGATCATGGCCACTACCGTATCTGTGATGAAGTTGTATGATGAAGGCAAGCTCGACCTCCAAAAAACATTGGGCGATTACCTGCCCTGGGTAAAAGGCTCCAACAAGGAAGGTCTTAAATTATGGGACATCATCCTGCATCAGGCCGGCCTCAAATCATTCATTCCTTTTTATAAGGAAACCGTAAATGCTACCGATGGCAATGGTCCCAACTGGGCTTTCTATACACAGAAGCCCGACTCCACACACGGTGTACGCGTGGCTGATCGTATGTTTATGCGCAACGATTGGGTGGATACCATCTATAGCCGTATACTTGCCTCCAGCCTGGAGCCCGGCAATAAATACATCTACAGCGACAATGATTTCATCTTCCTGGGCAAAGTAGTAGAGGCCATTACCGGCATGCCCCTGGAAGTATATGTGAAGAAAACCTTTTACGATAAGCTGGATATGACATCCACCGGCTTCAAGCCGCGCGAACGTTTCCCCCTTAGTTATATAGCCCCTACAGAAAAGGAAGCCGGCTTCCGCCAGCAATTGATCTGGGGTGATGTGCACGATCCGGGCGCAGCTATGTTTGGCGGTGTGGCCGGCCATGCCGGTCTTTTTAGCAATGCCTACGACCTGGCCGTGCTTTCACAGGTATTCCTGAATGGCGGTGTGCTCAATGGACAGAATTTCTTCAGCAAGGCTACCGTTGATTATTTTACTGCTTACCACAGCGATATCAGCCGCCGTGGCCTGGGCTTTGATAAACCGGAAAGGGACAATGCTACCCGCAAAGAGCCTTATCCTACTTTATCTGCTTCGCCCCTCACTTTTGGCCATACCGGCTTTACCGGCACCTGTTTCTGGATCGATCCCAAATACAATCTGACATATATTTTCCTGTCCAACCGGGTAAATAGTCCCGATCCTAATAAATTCGGTCGTATAAGCGTACGTCCCAAAGTGCATGAAGCCATCTATCAGGCTTTGTTACATTGATCTACTATATTCATTTCTTAATACTAAACCAGGCAGTACTGCCTGGTTTTTTGTTAATTTACATAATCTAAATTCATGGATATGAAGCTAGCTGAGCGTTTATTACTGGAAAACAAGGCCTGGGCAGCGGAAAGAGTAGAGGAAGACCCTGCATTTTTTACCCGGCTCGAAAATATACAACAACCTGAATTTTTATGGATAGGATGCAGTGACAGCCGCGTGCCTGCCAACCAGATCACCGGCACCCTGCCTGGCGAATTGTTTGTGCACCGCAATGTCGCCAACCTGGTCGTGAACACCGATGTGAACCTCCTGGCCGTACTGGATTATGCCGTGAACCATTTGAAAGTAAAGGATGTGATCGTTTGCGGCCACTATGGCTGCGGGGGCGTAAAAGCCGCTACCACCAACCACGATTTTAAATTGGTGTTGAATATGTGGTTGCGCAATATCAAAGATGTATACCGGCTGCACCGGCAGGAGTTGGACAGCATTACTGAAGAAGAAGCAAGGGTGGACCGCCTCGTGGAACTCAATGTTGTGGAACAATTGAGAAACCTGGCCAAAACCTCTATTATACAACGTGCCTGGAAGGAGGGAAATGGTCCCCACCTACATGGATGGGTTTATCGTCTCAGCGATGGATTGATCAAGCCCCTCCTGGATATCGAAGCCAATACCGATATCGACCCTGTATACAGGTATGACGATCTCTGATATATTTAAAACCGTAGCCCTGAAAATCCGGCATCTTACCCCCTGAAATATTAAAATCTTCAGATTGGTTTTTGTAGGTTTGCGACATGTCAATTGAAGTAACCCGGCTTACCAAATTGTATGGTGAGCAAAAGGCAGTGGATGATATTTCCTTCAAAGTTGGTAAAGGTGAGATTGTTGGTTTCCTCGGCCCCAATGGCGCCGGTAAATCCACTACCATGAAGATCATTACCGGCTACCTTCAGCCCGACAGTGGCACCGCCATTGTATGTGGAATTGACGTACAGCAACAACCCCTGGAAAGCAAAAAGAAGATCGGTTACCTCCCCGAAGCCAATCCCCTCTATTTTGATATGTATGTGCGGGAATACCTCGACTTTGTGGCCGATGTACACGGAGTAGGGGACAAGAAAAAGAAGATCGAGGAAGTGATTGAAACAGTGGGCCTTTCCCTGGAAAGCAAAAAACGGATAGGCCAGCTGTCAAAAGGATATAAACAGCGGGTGGGTTTGGCCGCCGCCCTCATCCACGATCCGGAAGTGCTCATCCTCGATGAACCTACCACCGGCCTCGATCCCAACCAGATCATGGAGATCCGGGAGGTGATCAAAAAGCTGGGGCAGCACAAAACCGTCCTTTTCTCTTCCCATATATTACAGGAAGTAGAGGCCATTTGCGACCGGGTGGTGATCATTAACCGGGGAAAACTGGTTGCCGATGATGCCGTGGATGTGCTCCTCCACCAGCCGGCCAACAATGAAGTGCTGAAAGTGAGCTTCCGGGAAGTACTGGAACCGGTCTTGTTCGAAAAGCTGAGCAGTGTGAGTGCCGTGAACAAGATAAGTACCTATGAATGGGAATTGATCTGTGCCAATGCACAGGATGCCCAACGTCAATTGATGGAATTGGCCCTGCAGCAAAAACTCAATATCGTTTCCCTGCAGGCAGGTAGTCAAAGCCTCGAAGAAGTATTCAGATCATTAACTAACAATAATAAATAAAGATGGGAACCTGG encodes:
- a CDS encoding glycoside hydrolase family 3 N-terminal domain-containing protein codes for the protein MKRILSFAIVVMTISTVQAQRSSFLPANQWVDSVFKTLTKEQKIAQLMVLRLSSIGPNRTVTFFDKEVEEAIRKYNIGSICLFQGGPVKQASLINYFQSFAQTPLLVCIDGENGLGMRMDSVQGLPRQMMMGAVQDPALIYQYGRVVGEQCKRIGIQVNYAPVVDVNNNPNNPVINDRSFGEDKYRVAEYGIQYMKGMQDAGTMACAKHFPGHGDVDVDSHYDLPVINKTKAQLDSLELYPFREMFTAGVGSVMIAHLAIPAIDNTANKPTSISKKNVTDLLRKEMKYEGLTFTDALEMKGVAKYYPDGESSVEALIAGNDMLCLPGDIPGSMEKILKAIKKRKLSWSAIDAHVKKVLRAKYQYGLANWQPVNTKNLTEDLNSKVGEMRRLIAEKALTLLRNDDYAIYPLTKGKRVAYVGFGLTKDNVFAEQVRKDYDAQVFYFDYKLDSSKVGPMLELFKNRYDAVIIGMHNYARYPANNFGISNAALSLVKGLQEQHKTITLAFGNPYLIKNFCDAKVLVACYEDDDITQTVAADMIAGRLVAKGKLPVTVCESFKYGDGIVAKRLLPMVPSGSLGFRQAQMNNAIDSIVQDAIRQQAIPGAVVLVAKDGKIVFERAYGYLTYDSTEPVYPETIYDLASVTKIMATTVSVMKLYDEGKLDLQKTLGDYLPWVKGSNKEGLKLWDIILHQAGLKSFIPFYKETVNATDGNGPNWAFYTQKPDSTHGVRVADRMFMRNDWVDTIYSRILASSLEPGNKYIYSDNDFIFLGKVVEAITGMPLEVYVKKTFYDKLDMTSTGFKPRERFPLSYIAPTEKEAGFRQQLIWGDVHDPGAAMFGGVAGHAGLFSNAYDLAVLSQVFLNGGVLNGQNFFSKATVDYFTAYHSDISRRGLGFDKPERDNATRKEPYPTLSASPLTFGHTGFTGTCFWIDPKYNLTYIFLSNRVNSPDPNKFGRISVRPKVHEAIYQALLH
- a CDS encoding carbonic anhydrase; its protein translation is MKLAERLLLENKAWAAERVEEDPAFFTRLENIQQPEFLWIGCSDSRVPANQITGTLPGELFVHRNVANLVVNTDVNLLAVLDYAVNHLKVKDVIVCGHYGCGGVKAATTNHDFKLVLNMWLRNIKDVYRLHRQELDSITEEEARVDRLVELNVVEQLRNLAKTSIIQRAWKEGNGPHLHGWVYRLSDGLIKPLLDIEANTDIDPVYRYDDL
- the gldA gene encoding gliding motility-associated ABC transporter ATP-binding subunit GldA, with amino-acid sequence MSIEVTRLTKLYGEQKAVDDISFKVGKGEIVGFLGPNGAGKSTTMKIITGYLQPDSGTAIVCGIDVQQQPLESKKKIGYLPEANPLYFDMYVREYLDFVADVHGVGDKKKKIEEVIETVGLSLESKKRIGQLSKGYKQRVGLAAALIHDPEVLILDEPTTGLDPNQIMEIREVIKKLGQHKTVLFSSHILQEVEAICDRVVIINRGKLVADDAVDVLLHQPANNEVLKVSFREVLEPVLFEKLSSVSAVNKISTYEWELICANAQDAQRQLMELALQQKLNIVSLQAGSQSLEEVFRSLTNNNK